The following DNA comes from Salvia splendens isolate huo1 chromosome 17, SspV2, whole genome shotgun sequence.
ATGATATCATCGGCCCTGAGTGTGCCTGTATGGTTGGGGGTTTTGTATCTTTGGATTGGGACGAAGATAGCTTTCTTGAGGATGGGTTCAATGGTAGTTTCGCCGCGGCTCCACCGGTTTTGGATTTGGCAGGTTGGGGATTCTTTCTTCGTGCACTTTGCTTAGGCGGCTGAGACTCCATGGCATTGATGTCAGAAGTCTGAGACAAATGGTGGCGGCACCACCGAAAGCTTACACAAAGAAAGTTAGGAATTGTGAGGTTAGGATTTCGAAAATGAAAGTGTGAGTGTGAGAGGAATGATTGTGAGGGGAAAATTTTAATAAGGCGAGGGAAATTaaatttgagaaataaagagaataagcaagaaaataaaaaggaaaataggAAAAGGTAGGGGGACGATTGCATGGTAATGTAAACAACTGTACGCTTCCCTGCTGCAAGATTcgaattttgaatttcaaatttgaaaattccCTCCTTTTTTTTCATCAGCAaatttctccttctcttttaacTGCCAAATTAAAGCATATCCTCTCATTCGCAACACTTAAAAAAAACTTAACTAAAAGAACGAAACACCGAACTTCCAGGTTAAAGAGAATTAAATCAGAAACATTTTGACGTCCAAATGACTTTCTAGGGTTTGTTcggtatttcaaaaatatttttgggttcaatttttttctttgtttggatttttataagaaaacataaagaaaacatattcACATTATTTACATAAATCCGTTTAAGTATTCTTGGGAAGATGGGTTCagtattcaaaattttcaaaactcCATGCTCACCTACCTGACACAAGAATTCCCGAAGAATACCTAAACCTTCAGACCAATTAGGTGATAGTGGGGAGCATGCGCAGTGGAACTTCTTCCACCACATACAACTCTGAACTATCCCTAAACACCTTGATTCTATGACCATTAACTAGGAAAGGTATAGAGTTAGGAGTGCttccctgaatttccacagctccattgGCACTGAGGCTCACGATTGTGTAGGGTCCGGTCCATTTTGACTTCACTTTCCCGGGCATCAACTTTAACCTTGACTGAAACAAGAGCACTTTCTGGCCAACCTGCAATTCCTTcacccggaggttcttgtcgTGCCACAACTTAGttttctccttgtaccacatcgcaGCATTGTATGACTCAAGCCTCAACTCCTCCAGTACTTGCAGTTggagcttcctttcctcttcacaggcctAGGGCTTCATATTCATCTCTCTGACCGCCCAGTAAGCTTTGTGCTCTATCCCAACTGGAAGATGACACATCTTGCCGAACACgagcctatatggtgacattcCATTGGGGGTCTTGAACGCGGTTCGATAGGCCCAGAGTGAATCGTCCAACCTTTTGCTCCAATCCTCCTTGACGGGTTAACGGTCTTCTCCAGAATCCCTTTGATCTCTCTGTAAGAAATTTCTGCTTGTCCGTTGCTCTGTGGATGATACGGAGTAGAGAGTCGGTGATGTCCTCCGTATTTTTTCATAAGGGCTTCCATGGTTCGGTTGTAGAAATGCGTTCCTCGGTCGGAAATGACCGCCCTTGGCACCCCATATCTACTAAAAATATTCGCCTTGAGGAACCTTGTGACCTCCTTCGCCTCACATGTGGCAGTTGCATTagcttctatccatttcgataCATAATCCACTGCTACCAGTATGTAGGAGTTACCGTAGGAAGACGAGAATggtcccatgaagtccattccccagacaTCGAACACCTCGCAGACAATTACTGGAATCTGGGGCATCTCATCACGAGTGGAAATTCCCCCGGTCTGCTGGCATCAGTTACAACTCTGGCAGTACTCATAAGCATCTTTGTTCAATGTTGGCCAATAGAATAAGCTATCTAGAACCTTCCGAGCAGTCTTCCTCGGACCAAAATATCCACTGCATGCTAATGCATGGCAGTGGTCCAGTACGTCTCTTTGTTACCATTCtggaatgcatctcctaattactTGGTCGGATCCCATTCTCAACAGATACGGATCGTCCCAGAagtagtacttggcctcgcttttGATTTTCATCCTTTGGGCCCGGGAAATCTCTGGGGTACTGGGCAGCTCTCCTGTGATTAAGTAGTTTGCTAAgtccgcaaaccatggctccGTATTGAGCCGATATTCCCCTTTGTCTGCAACTCCTGGCCCAGTTACTGCCATTACTTTATCCCATTGGATAGGATGCGAGGTTTCCCCTGTATAGCACAGATGCTCCTCCGGAAATGCATCCGGTATCGCTTCATTTGTGTCTCCTTGAAAAATCCTGCTTAGATAGTCAGCTACCTTGTTCTCGGTCCCCTTCTTGTCTTTTACTTCCCAGTCGAACTCTTGAAGTAataacacccatcggatcagtCTTGGTTTGGACTCCTTTGCAAGTAGATACTTTATTGTTGCGTGATCAGTGAATACTGTTACCCTTGACCCAAGTAAGTACGGTCAGAACTTCTCAAAGGAGTACATGACAACTAGCATCTCTAtttccgtggtgtcataatttttctgggcttgatttagggTCTTCGATGCATAGAAAATCACATAGCTCTTCccttcaattctttgacctaagACTGCTCCGACCGCGTAATCACTAGCATCACACGTTACCTCAAAGGGGTAATTCCAGTCTGGAGCTCTGATAATAGGGGCTGATACAAGCCTTTCTTTTAGAAGTTGGAAGGCCCCTTGACATGCCTCGTCAAAGTTGAAGTCTATGTCATTCTGCAGGAGGCGGGTCAGTGGCTGTGCGATCTTTGCAAAATCCTTGATGAACCTTCGGTAGAATCCTGCGTGGCCTAGAAATCCCCTGATTTCCTTCTGATTTGTAGGATACGGAAGCCTTGAGATTACGTATACCTTTGCCTTATCCACCTGAATACCCTTTTCCGAGACAATGTGGCCCAGAGCAATTCCCTCCTGTACCATAAAacgacacttctcaaaattcagtAACAAAATTTTCTCTCTGCACCTTTGTAATACAAGATCCAAGTTGGCGAGGCTGGTCTCGAAGGAATTCCCatagaccgtgaagtcatccataaaaatttTGATACATTCCTCCaacaggtctgagaaaatactcatcatgcacctctgaaaagtgtctggcgcattacataaaccaaatggcatcctTCTATATGTATACGTCCCAAATGggcacgtgaaagttgtcttctcctgatcTTCCGGATTGACGTaaatctggaagtatccactgtatccgtccAGAAAACAGAAAAACTTCTTGCCTGCTAACCTTTCCAACATTTGGTCTATAAATGGCAacggaaaatggtccttccgtGTGGCCTCTTTCAACTTCCGGTAGTCGATGTACATCCGCCAACCGGTTACTAATCTTGTCGGTaccaactcatttttctcatttgtcACCACTTAGATTCCTGACTTCTtcggtaccatatggactgggcTCACCCATTTACTATCTGGGATCGAGTAGATGATTCCTAATGACAGTAGTTTCAACACTTCTTTCAAGACTTCTTCCCTCATATTCAGGTTCAACTTCCTCTGTGGATCTCGGTGgggtttcgctccttcctccaagcggatatggtgcatgcagagtACAGGACTAATTCCCACCAGGTCTGACAGAGTCCATCCTATGGACTTCTTGTTCCTCCTGAGGACTTCCAGTAATTCCGGTTCTTGCTCCTCGGTCAGATTGCTGTTAACGATCACCGGGAACATCTCGTTCTCCTCCAAATAAGCATACCTTAGGCCTGGGGGCAATGTCTTCAGTTCCTTCCTTGTTGAACTTATCTCCTGAGGTAATTGATCTTTTTCGTCTCCTTGGTGAGCAATCCTTCGGGTTTAGGCAAATTTTCTACACTGGTTGCGTGGGCTGATCTCTTAGACCTGGCAGATTCAGGACTcttacagaattccagaattgcttctacTAACTCTTCATCTGTCTTTCTCAGTGTGTTTATTGCCTCGCACCAATTGGCCACCTCCTTGTCAATGGAGTGACTCAACTCCGAATTTTCCACCTGTTCCTGCATCAATTATgtctcaagaaattcttggaccagggggttaattaCATCTACAACATGCATATTTTCTATATCCAGTGGTTTTTTCATGGCTTCATCGATgttaaaagtaaacttctctccatgataatctaagcaaatagttccatcaaaaacatcaatgattgtCTTAGCGATGCGTAAAAATGGCCTTCTTAAAAGCActccgctagactcagcagactgGTACTCGCTTAtcttaataacatggaaatcaaCGGGGTATAGAAAATCATGCACCATGACTATTACATTCTCGAACACGCCCTCGGGACTGATGCACGACCAATCAGCTAATTGAATTACCACTTTCGTATCAACCATTCTTACTCCTTCTAGTTTCTTATAGagggaaagcggtaaaacatttattgatgCACCTAGGtcgcacatagcatgctcgactTTAATGTTCCCAATTGAAATGGggaaagtgaacatacctgggtcagtacGCTTGGAGGGCATTCTTCTCTTCTGAATCACTACCGACACAATTTCTCCAATCACTATTTTGCCGCTGGGTATGGTCTTCCCGATGATAAACTCTTTGATAACTTGCTAAAGATGGGCAACTTTAGAGCTTGGAGAAACGGCAGGTTAATTTCCATGAAGTCCGCTGGATCCTCCATTTTCTTCTTCAGCCCCCCTCTGTAAGGAAAGGGTTTTACTTGCTTCTCCTTGTGGCTGATATCTTCCTCAGAAGACTCTCCTGTCTCTTTCCTGATTTCTTCTATCTCAACCTCAACTCCTGGGCCTGAGAAGTGCTGGTCAGCTTCTTGGGTTATTGGTTTTTCACTGTTTTTGCTCTTGTCATCATCCACTGTTTTGACTTCCCATGTTTCGGCTTCCCTTGTTTCTAGTGGGGTTGGAGTGGACCATTCTTCCTTCTACATTTTCGGACCTTCATACCCTCGTCCAGATCTGAgggtgatttgactgatgttcgCCCTATCCAGTGGCTTAACTGAGGCAGGGATCCTTCCTTCGTTTTCGCGCATCTCACTCAAAGAAGTCGCGATTTGGGAGAGCTGCTTTGCTAGCATGTCCATGGCTGCCTTTTGTTCAACTTGAGCGTCTTGCAGCctatgcaccacgtcattgttggactGCATGTTGTTCTGAATGTGTTGTTGCGAGCTAACCAAATCGTTCACCATATCGTCTAGGTTCTTCGGCTGCCTGGAGTTCTGCTGACTAGTGTTTGGTCCTTGCGGATGGTTCGGACCATGTCCTTAGTTCTGACGGAAGTTTCCTTGTCCTCCAGAATTGTTGTTGTACTGATGGCTCGGCCCTTGATATCCTTGGTAGTTGGAATGGGAGCTTTGGTTATTGCTTTGGTAGTTTCTCTGGTGTGGTGGCACGTAGGAGTTGGCTGGGATATTCTGATTCCTATTTACCCAATTAGATTGGTAGCCTTACTGCCGACTGCCCCAATTGTTCCCCTCTTGATTTCTGGCCACCCAGTTCGGTTGTCGCTCCCGAGGGTTTGAATAGTTGGAGTTCTGTTGTTGGGGTGGCAGATTTGGGTCCTTGTCGGACCATCTgaagtttgggtgatccctccaggGGGCATCCATTTGCTTGCatgggttccaacttccattcgGGTTCCAGCTTCCCATTGCGTTCGCCTGAGCTTGGATTTCTTCATCGCCTTGTTAACCACAACATGGGTATCCCTCCTCTGGACCTGGTATTTGATTGATCTTCTCGGCTGGGTCTGGTGAATTGTTCTTCCCTAAGGCGATCAGAATTATGTTTTCCAGCTTATCCATCCTAGCGTCCATCTGATCTTCACTTTGCACGCTCACTGCTTCCACACTCGCCCTCTTAAGAATGGTGCGAGGAGAgtcatacgccttcttagcATCGATCAGCCTTCCTAAGATCTCTCTGGCTTCACTCACTCGTTTctttgtgaaattccccccgctcgaaGAGTTTAGTAAATCCTTGGATTCTGGATTCGCCCCTTCATAGAAAATGTTGTAAACCTCTGCTTCGCACATCCGATTGTTGAGACATGAATCGAGCAATCTTGTCTCAAGGACTCTTCATAGTCCTGT
Coding sequences within:
- the LOC121774451 gene encoding uncharacterized protein LOC121774451, with the translated sequence MVNDLVSSQQHIQNNMQSNNDVVHRLQDAQVEQKAAMDMLAKQLSQIATSLSEMRENEGRIPASVKPLDRANISQITLRSGRGYEETREAETWEVKTVDDDKSKNSEKPITQEADQHFSGPGVEVEIEEIRKETGESSEEDISHKEKQQVIKEFIIGKTIPSGKIVIGEIVSVVIQKRRMPSKRTDPGMFTFPISIGNIKVEHAMCDLGASINVLPLSLYKKLEGVRMVDTKVVIQLADWSCISPEGVFENVIVMVHDFLYPVDFHVIKISEYQSAESSGVLLRRPFLRIAKTIIDEQVENSELSHSIDKEVANWCEAINTLRKTDEELVEAILEFCKSPESARSKRSAHATSVENLPKPEGLLTKETKKINYLRR